The following are from one region of the Chromobacterium phragmitis genome:
- a CDS encoding YagK/YfjJ domain-containing protein, whose translation MNISFQPDYAFSEVNCQSAINFILNCKRNGYKRVMAVRVDFLIKDQFQQGMSVFEIQDYKIRLWNNRRGKPSIFEHCLGWVWALEYTEEASYHYHCLFVFDADKVQADAYYGDQIGEYWMAISQGKGCYNNCNRNKQQYYHLGVGRIHLDSEKELSNLCNAVIPYLAKNDDQVRSAIDCDAMAMGVLPMRVRTFGCSNNLKLW comes from the coding sequence ATGAATATTTCTTTTCAACCTGACTATGCATTTTCTGAGGTAAATTGCCAGAGTGCGATCAATTTCATCTTGAACTGCAAACGTAATGGCTACAAGAGAGTCATGGCAGTGCGTGTGGACTTTCTGATAAAAGACCAGTTTCAGCAGGGCATGTCTGTGTTTGAGATTCAGGATTACAAGATAAGGCTTTGGAACAATCGTCGTGGGAAGCCTAGCATCTTTGAACATTGCCTGGGTTGGGTATGGGCTTTGGAGTACACGGAAGAGGCTAGCTATCATTACCACTGCTTGTTTGTGTTTGATGCCGATAAGGTTCAGGCGGATGCGTACTATGGTGACCAGATAGGTGAGTATTGGATGGCCATATCGCAAGGCAAGGGGTGCTACAACAACTGCAATCGGAATAAGCAACAGTACTATCATCTTGGTGTTGGGAGGATACACTTGGACAGCGAAAAGGAGCTGAGCAATCTTTGCAATGCCGTTATCCCATATCTTGCCAAGAACGATGATCAAGTGCGATCTGCGATTGATTGTGATGCGATGGCAATGGGTGTATTGCCTATGAGAGTCCGGACCTTTGGCTGTAGTAATAACTTAAAGCTTTGGTAG
- a CDS encoding DUF1269 domain-containing protein: MSSAQSPVYVYNTHQEAEDAIRLLSKGGFDVKKLSVIGKGYHSEENPVGFYTVGDKMKAWGGIGAFWGGLWGLLLAPAVFFLPGVGMVAMAGPVVAALVGALEGAAIVGGVSALGAALTRVGINAEQAVKYETALKADKYVLVIHGGEADVAKAHAILDISTGWKEA, from the coding sequence ATGAGCTCAGCACAATCCCCAGTTTATGTTTACAACACCCATCAAGAAGCGGAGGATGCCATCCGCCTGCTAAGCAAAGGTGGTTTCGACGTAAAAAAACTATCTGTCATTGGGAAAGGCTACCACAGCGAGGAAAACCCGGTCGGTTTTTATACCGTAGGCGACAAAATGAAAGCCTGGGGAGGCATAGGCGCATTTTGGGGTGGTTTATGGGGATTACTGCTTGCTCCCGCGGTTTTCTTTTTGCCTGGCGTGGGAATGGTTGCCATGGCCGGCCCGGTTGTTGCAGCACTGGTCGGTGCCCTGGAAGGCGCGGCGATTGTGGGCGGGGTATCCGCATTAGGCGCTGCGCTGACCCGAGTTGGCATTAACGCCGAACAGGCAGTGAAATACGAAACCGCGCTGAAAGCCGATAAATATGTGCTGGTGATACACGGTGGAGAAGCCGACGTTGCCAAAGCGCATGCCATTCTAGATATTTCGACGGGATGGAAAGAAGCCTAA
- a CDS encoding BON domain-containing protein produces MKNDMQLQQDVIAELNWDPSINATHVGVSASDGAVTLTGHVSSYAEKWAAERAALRVAGVKALAIEMDVQLPNADRRDDADISRSVANLLQQMAEIPKEGLQVMVEKGWVTLSGTVEWDYQRQIATRMVRHLLGVTGVSDNIAIRPKLSMNEVKGGVENALRRRAIADMDSISVTIQGSDVILNGSVHSWSERELADHAAWGMPGVHQVINRIKVAI; encoded by the coding sequence ATGAAAAACGATATGCAATTACAACAGGATGTAATAGCGGAACTTAATTGGGACCCATCTATCAATGCCACCCATGTAGGCGTATCTGCTAGTGATGGCGCGGTAACGCTAACCGGACATGTCAGCAGTTATGCCGAAAAATGGGCAGCGGAGCGCGCGGCGCTGCGCGTAGCCGGCGTCAAAGCGCTGGCCATTGAAATGGATGTCCAATTACCGAATGCAGACCGGCGTGACGATGCCGATATATCCCGATCAGTCGCCAATCTACTGCAACAAATGGCTGAAATACCTAAAGAAGGTTTGCAAGTCATGGTGGAAAAGGGTTGGGTCACGCTATCTGGAACGGTGGAATGGGATTATCAGCGCCAAATCGCTACACGGATGGTACGACATTTACTGGGTGTCACCGGCGTGAGCGACAATATCGCCATCCGCCCCAAACTATCCATGAACGAGGTGAAGGGTGGTGTGGAAAATGCGCTTCGCCGCCGGGCCATAGCCGATATGGACAGCATTTCCGTAACCATTCAGGGATCAGATGTGATTCTGAATGGTTCAGTGCATAGCTGGTCTGAACGCGAATTAGCCGATCATGCCGCCTGGGGCATGCCGGGCGTACATCAGGTGATCAATAGAATCAAGGTAGCAATCTAG
- a CDS encoding slipin family protein: MNPITLFIITTLFLLGALANFQGYLAPAIVLWVAAAIVSQSLRMANTWQKCVVLRAGKLRGVSGPGLFLIIPVVDNVVATIDERIQTTAFNAEQALTRDTVPVNVDAIIFWHVHDAQKAALAITDYRQAIDRVAQTSLREMIGSSMLGVLLSDRRSTDQELCRKIGEKTAEWGITVRSVEIRDVAIPVALQDSMSRQAQAEREKQARIILGSAEAEIANKFVEAANVYADHPAALQLRAMNIIYETTKERGTTILIPSTMVDSLNPMVAAGTSRASKRQATPHASANHANPVESTALK; this comes from the coding sequence ATGAACCCCATCACCTTATTCATTATCACCACCTTGTTCCTACTAGGCGCGCTGGCCAATTTCCAGGGCTATCTAGCGCCGGCCATTGTGCTATGGGTGGCCGCCGCCATCGTGTCGCAATCCTTACGCATGGCCAATACCTGGCAAAAATGTGTGGTGTTGCGCGCCGGCAAATTGCGCGGAGTCAGCGGACCGGGCCTGTTCTTGATCATCCCGGTGGTAGACAACGTGGTGGCAACCATAGACGAAAGAATCCAGACCACCGCCTTTAATGCCGAACAGGCCTTGACCCGCGACACGGTGCCAGTGAACGTGGATGCCATCATCTTCTGGCATGTCCATGACGCGCAAAAGGCGGCGCTGGCCATCACTGATTATCGCCAGGCTATAGACCGCGTGGCGCAGACCTCGCTGCGTGAAATGATAGGCTCATCGATGCTGGGCGTGCTGCTGAGCGACCGCCGCAGCACCGACCAGGAACTGTGCCGCAAGATAGGCGAAAAGACCGCGGAATGGGGCATTACGGTGCGCTCAGTGGAAATCCGCGACGTTGCCATACCAGTGGCGTTGCAGGACTCGATGTCGCGTCAGGCGCAGGCCGAACGAGAAAAGCAGGCCCGCATCATCTTGGGGTCCGCCGAAGCCGAAATCGCCAACAAGTTCGTCGAGGCGGCCAATGTCTATGCCGACCACCCGGCCGCGCTGCAATTGCGGGCAATGAACATCATCTACGAAACCACCAAGGAGCGCGGCACCACCATTCTGATCCCGAGCACCATGGTGGACAGCCTGAATCCAATGGTCGCCGCTGGCACAAGCCGCGCCTCCAAGCGACAGGCCACGCCCCACGCCTCCGCCAACCACGCCAACCCGGTCGAATCCACCGCATTGAAATAA
- a CDS encoding Crp/Fnr family transcriptional regulator produces MTIDDNPRRNGLLAGLPEAEWLRLRPHLEPVEMPLGKVLYEPDCALSHVYFPTTAIVSLLYVMEDGASAEIAVVGWEGIVGIALFMGGETTPSRAVVQSAGYGYRLKAQALKDEFNRAGPMMHLLLRYTQALITQMGQTAVCNRHHSLDQQLCRWLLLSRDRLAGDELVMTQELIANMLGVRREGVTEAALKLQKAGLIRYVRGHITILDRFGLEQRTCECYEVVKKEYQRLSGPLP; encoded by the coding sequence ATGACCATCGACGATAATCCTAGGCGGAATGGTTTGCTGGCCGGATTGCCGGAGGCTGAGTGGTTGCGGCTGCGCCCGCATCTGGAGCCGGTAGAAATGCCCTTGGGCAAGGTGCTGTATGAGCCGGACTGCGCGCTGAGCCATGTTTACTTTCCAACGACAGCGATCGTGTCGCTGCTGTATGTGATGGAGGATGGGGCTTCGGCGGAAATCGCGGTGGTGGGCTGGGAGGGGATTGTCGGCATCGCCCTGTTCATGGGCGGGGAGACCACGCCCAGCCGCGCCGTGGTGCAAAGCGCCGGCTATGGCTATCGCTTGAAAGCGCAGGCTTTGAAAGACGAGTTCAATCGCGCGGGGCCGATGATGCATCTGCTGCTGCGCTATACCCAGGCCTTGATCACCCAGATGGGACAAACCGCGGTCTGCAATCGCCACCATTCGCTGGATCAGCAATTGTGCCGCTGGCTGCTGTTGAGCCGGGATCGCTTGGCCGGGGACGAGTTGGTCATGACCCAGGAGTTGATCGCCAATATGCTGGGCGTCCGCCGCGAGGGCGTGACCGAAGCCGCCCTGAAGTTGCAGAAGGCCGGTTTGATCCGCTATGTGCGGGGGCATATCACCATTCTCGATCGTTTTGGGCTGGAGCAGCGCACCTGCGAATGCTACGAAGTGGTGAAGAAGGAGTATCAACGCCTGTCCGGGCCGCTGCCATAG
- a CDS encoding TraR/DksA family transcriptional regulator — protein sequence MTDTSSSAPSAVDHSLSPQQLMALEAELLQARDALLRASRETERHLQSFLAISDADERGQQAEEHRMDLTVQEREKLQLQRIDQALQRIRDGSYGYCAVSGEPIGIDRLKAQPTATLSRAAQEKLEAWQKRS from the coding sequence ATGACAGACACCTCGTCCTCCGCGCCAAGCGCTGTCGACCACAGCCTTTCGCCGCAACAACTGATGGCGTTGGAAGCCGAACTATTGCAGGCGCGCGATGCCTTGCTGCGCGCCAGCCGGGAAACGGAGCGCCATCTGCAAAGCTTCCTTGCGATCTCCGACGCAGACGAACGCGGCCAACAGGCAGAGGAGCATAGGATGGACTTGACGGTTCAAGAGAGGGAAAAACTGCAATTGCAGCGGATAGATCAAGCCTTGCAACGCATACGCGACGGCAGTTACGGCTACTGCGCAGTCAGCGGCGAGCCCATCGGAATAGACCGCCTTAAGGCTCAACCCACCGCTACGCTATCGCGCGCTGCTCAGGAAAAACTGGAAGCCTGGCAAAAACGGAGCTAG
- a CDS encoding lipid-binding SYLF domain-containing protein, whose amino-acid sequence MINPLHNLQKALLLAATGLMLCLASAYTLAESARDLDEAALQSLHMLYQTSPAAESLSHKASAILVFPKIVKAGLIFGGAYGEGVLLEGGQPNGYYNSVTASWGWQAGAESYGYVVFLMNQKAVRYLKKSMGWEIGTGPSVVVVDAGTAKNLSSTTLRNDAYAFIFDQEGLMASLSIEGTKISLIKR is encoded by the coding sequence ATGATCAATCCCCTACACAATCTACAGAAAGCCCTATTGCTGGCCGCCACCGGGCTGATGCTGTGTCTGGCTAGCGCCTATACCCTGGCCGAATCGGCGCGCGATCTGGATGAGGCCGCCCTGCAATCGCTGCACATGCTGTATCAAACGAGCCCTGCGGCGGAAAGTCTCTCCCACAAGGCCTCCGCCATCCTGGTGTTTCCCAAGATTGTCAAAGCCGGGCTGATCTTTGGCGGCGCATACGGCGAAGGCGTGCTGCTGGAAGGAGGCCAACCCAACGGCTACTACAACTCAGTCACCGCATCCTGGGGATGGCAGGCAGGCGCGGAATCCTATGGCTATGTAGTATTTCTGATGAATCAGAAAGCCGTCCGCTATCTGAAAAAGTCCATGGGTTGGGAAATCGGCACCGGCCCCAGCGTAGTCGTGGTTGATGCCGGCACGGCGAAAAACTTGAGCTCGACGACATTGCGCAACGACGCCTATGCCTTCATCTTCGACCAGGAAGGCCTGATGGCCAGCCTGAGCATAGAAGGCACCAAGATTTCGCTCATCAAGCGTTAA
- a CDS encoding SAM-dependent methyltransferase → MHAQGNLGFFIKGGRIMAWQNDMEQWAQQIRQRNPFAARLVWDDRQIDFGAFERPLVTLYVREASALRYLLSPSLDGLGEAYVRGVFDVEGALDDIIDLAYSLSRGSDSRLKAIASYFRHSRKADRQAIQYHYDVSDTFYTLWLDPLMVYSCAYFETGEECLAEAQVKKMDHILTKLKLTPGQTLLDIGCGWGGLVMRAAQRFGAHCLGITLSQNQYETATARVRAAGLQDRIEIRLQDYRDTQGQFDRIASVGMCEHVGLKGLPDYFSRIHSLLRDDGMALNHGITLSSADSLEVPFGAGRFIEKYVFPGGELPHIGEVLRTMQQGGLEALDVENLRRHYAKTLSCWTMNFENQSVRIRQEVGEEKYRIWRVYLSGCAYAFRHDVVSIYQVLCHKAGRHADGLPWSRQYMYAHGDAEAATMPSPNG, encoded by the coding sequence ATGCATGCGCAGGGCAATCTTGGTTTCTTCATCAAAGGAGGCCGGATCATGGCTTGGCAGAATGATATGGAGCAATGGGCGCAACAGATACGACAGCGCAATCCGTTTGCGGCGAGATTGGTTTGGGATGACAGGCAGATCGATTTTGGCGCTTTCGAGCGGCCATTGGTGACGCTGTACGTCAGGGAAGCCTCCGCGCTGCGTTACTTGTTGTCGCCTAGCCTGGATGGTTTGGGCGAAGCTTATGTGCGTGGGGTTTTCGATGTGGAGGGCGCGCTGGATGACATCATAGACTTGGCCTATTCCTTGTCCCGTGGCAGCGACAGCCGCCTTAAGGCGATTGCCAGCTATTTCCGCCACTCGCGCAAGGCGGATCGGCAGGCCATCCAGTACCACTATGATGTGTCTGATACGTTCTACACCCTATGGCTGGACCCGCTGATGGTGTATTCCTGCGCTTATTTCGAAACCGGCGAGGAGTGCCTTGCCGAGGCGCAAGTCAAGAAAATGGATCATATCCTGACCAAGTTGAAGCTGACGCCGGGACAGACCCTGCTCGACATCGGCTGCGGCTGGGGCGGGCTGGTGATGCGGGCGGCGCAACGCTTTGGCGCGCATTGCCTGGGCATCACGCTGTCGCAGAATCAATATGAAACGGCGACAGCCAGGGTGCGCGCCGCGGGCCTGCAAGACCGCATCGAGATCCGCTTGCAGGATTATCGGGACACCCAAGGCCAATTCGATCGCATCGCCAGCGTGGGGATGTGCGAGCATGTTGGTCTCAAGGGCTTGCCGGATTACTTCAGCCGGATCCACAGCCTGCTGCGCGATGACGGGATGGCGCTGAATCACGGCATCACCCTATCCAGCGCGGATAGCCTGGAGGTGCCGTTCGGTGCTGGCCGCTTCATTGAGAAATATGTCTTCCCCGGCGGGGAGCTGCCACATATCGGAGAGGTGCTGCGCACCATGCAGCAGGGCGGGCTAGAGGCGCTGGATGTGGAAAATCTGCGCCGCCACTATGCCAAGACCTTGTCGTGCTGGACAATGAATTTTGAAAACCAGAGCGTTCGCATCCGCCAGGAAGTGGGCGAGGAGAAGTATCGTATCTGGCGGGTATATCTTTCCGGCTGCGCCTACGCTTTCCGCCATGATGTGGTGAGCATCTACCAAGTGCTCTGTCATAAGGCTGGCCGTCATGCCGATGGTTTGCCGTGGTCGCGCCAGTATATGTATGCGCATGGCGATGCAGAGGCAGCAACCATGCCCTCCCCAAACGGATGA
- a CDS encoding BON domain-containing protein, which produces MLTPSMQRASRFTLFLAYAALITVSAGARGNTVSTMPDNPPASTQTMGDTYAEGTEVSSYVSDAMIAGKVKAELFRDPDLTSYEIRVETDNGRVMLSGQVDTQAEVDRA; this is translated from the coding sequence ATGCTTACCCCATCCATGCAACGCGCAAGCCGCTTTACTCTGTTTCTTGCCTACGCCGCGCTGATCACCGTTTCTGCAGGCGCCCGCGGCAATACCGTCAGCACCATGCCGGACAACCCGCCCGCCTCGACGCAAACCATGGGCGATACCTATGCCGAAGGCACCGAGGTGAGCAGCTATGTCTCGGACGCCATGATTGCTGGCAAAGTCAAAGCCGAGCTGTTCCGCGATCCTGATCTGACCTCGTACGAAATACGAGTGGAAACCGATAACGGTCGAGTCATGCTGAGCGGGCAGGTGGATACCCAGGCCGAGGTTGACCGGGCCTGA
- a CDS encoding FtsX-like permease family protein yields the protein MSLTTVRASAWNYAIDNQRKQYLMTVISLIVGLSISGQTFYSFILENLEKCGTLKVIGAKKGGELVVMILFMATFTAVTGFGLGIGLITRLITLARSQLPNYATIITFWNLALAFGMVGIIAAISRYFAIRRVLKIETFDIFRA from the coding sequence TTGTCACTTACCACTGTCCGCGCCAGCGCCTGGAACTACGCCATCGACAATCAGCGCAAGCAATACCTGATGACGGTGATCAGCCTCATCGTCGGGCTGTCGATCTCCGGCCAGACGTTTTACAGCTTCATCCTGGAGAATCTGGAGAAATGCGGCACCCTCAAGGTCATCGGTGCCAAAAAAGGAGGCGAGCTGGTGGTGATGATTCTGTTCATGGCTACTTTCACCGCGGTCACCGGCTTTGGCCTGGGCATAGGGCTGATCACGCGGCTGATCACCCTCGCCCGCTCGCAGCTGCCCAACTACGCGACCATTATCACCTTCTGGAACCTGGCGCTGGCCTTTGGCATGGTGGGGATCATCGCCGCCATCTCCAGATATTTCGCCATCCGCCGAGTGCTCAAGATTGAAACATTCGACATCTTCCGCGCCTAA
- a CDS encoding PRC-barrel domain-containing protein: protein MNYAERDIYGVYRVKVHTQLAEQVELMAVNELIGSDVYNQRNVFLGDIKEIMLNVKTGCIAYVELSIRGLLDLDGKRVAVPWSAFMFDAANNRLVVSVDRLHLWQVPDIEVHKWLHVNQPTPLPDKAADYGRGLD from the coding sequence ATGAACTATGCAGAGCGCGATATTTACGGGGTGTACCGAGTGAAAGTCCATACGCAGTTAGCGGAGCAGGTGGAGCTGATGGCGGTGAATGAGCTGATCGGCAGCGACGTTTACAACCAGCGCAATGTGTTTCTGGGCGATATCAAGGAAATCATGCTGAACGTGAAAACGGGCTGCATCGCGTATGTGGAATTGTCGATTCGCGGATTGCTGGACCTTGACGGCAAAAGGGTGGCCGTGCCGTGGAGTGCCTTCATGTTTGATGCCGCGAATAATCGCTTGGTGGTGAGTGTGGATCGTTTGCATTTGTGGCAGGTCCCTGACATTGAAGTGCACAAGTGGCTGCATGTGAACCAGCCAACGCCTTTGCCCGACAAGGCGGCCGACTATGGCCGCGGACTCGACTAA
- a CDS encoding lmo0937 family membrane protein, translating into MTAFTMGGFIHILLLLAVVAILVRFIQGRPL; encoded by the coding sequence TTGACGGCTTTCACAATGGGAGGCTTCATCCATATTCTTTTGTTGTTGGCAGTCGTGGCTATACTGGTGCGTTTTATCCAAGGTCGGCCGTTATAA
- a CDS encoding DnaJ C-terminal domain-containing protein, which translates to MKFHDYYETLGIARTATQDEVKQAYRKLARKFHPDVSKEADAETRFKELGEAYAVLKNPERRVAYDLMGGDLKSGQDFQPPPDWDSGFEFHGRDFGGGTADQDDFFESLFGRRARGGGHRHAHGVGRDHHAKVQIDLEDAYHGCQRSVELRMPTQTADGHVVLQTRTLSVAIPKGIRAGQHLRLAGQGGAAPGGGPAGDLYLEIEFKRHRLFRVEGSDVFLDLPVSPWEAALGASVEAPTPDGPVQLKIPPGSQAGKQLRLKGRGIPGAVPGDLYVALTIVLPPVAGERERAAYQAMAHAFDFNPRSALKG; encoded by the coding sequence ATGAAGTTCCACGACTATTACGAAACGCTGGGCATTGCGCGCACCGCCACGCAGGATGAGGTCAAGCAGGCATATCGCAAGCTGGCGCGGAAATTCCATCCGGACGTCAGCAAAGAGGCCGATGCGGAGACGCGATTCAAGGAACTCGGCGAGGCCTACGCGGTATTGAAGAACCCTGAGAGGCGCGTCGCCTATGATTTGATGGGCGGCGATCTGAAAAGCGGACAGGACTTCCAGCCGCCGCCTGACTGGGACAGCGGCTTCGAGTTTCATGGCCGCGATTTCGGCGGCGGCACGGCCGATCAGGACGATTTCTTCGAGTCCTTGTTTGGCCGGCGCGCGCGCGGCGGCGGGCACCGTCATGCCCATGGTGTCGGTCGGGATCATCACGCCAAGGTGCAGATTGATCTGGAAGATGCCTACCATGGCTGCCAACGTAGCGTGGAGTTGCGCATGCCGACCCAGACTGCCGACGGCCATGTGGTGCTGCAGACGCGCACCTTGTCGGTGGCCATCCCCAAAGGCATACGGGCGGGGCAACATCTGCGCCTAGCCGGGCAGGGAGGCGCGGCGCCCGGCGGCGGGCCGGCCGGCGACTTGTATCTGGAAATCGAATTCAAGCGCCATCGGCTGTTTCGTGTCGAAGGGAGCGATGTGTTCTTGGATCTGCCGGTGTCGCCGTGGGAGGCGGCGCTTGGCGCATCCGTAGAAGCGCCCACGCCTGATGGTCCGGTTCAGCTCAAGATACCGCCGGGATCCCAGGCCGGGAAACAATTGCGCCTGAAGGGGCGAGGCATTCCTGGCGCCGTGCCGGGCGATTTATATGTGGCGCTGACGATAGTCTTGCCACCGGTGGCGGGCGAGCGGGAGCGCGCTGCCTACCAGGCCATGGCTCATGCCTTTGACTTCAATCCGCGCAGCGCGTTGAAAGGATAG
- a CDS encoding chaperone modulator CbpM, whose protein sequence is MNQNQPAVTQGVVVEEQLELTLLELCQASHAEEAFVIRWVREGALEPQGESPQNWRFRGDALRRARVAWRLSCDLEINPSGVALVLDLLDELQALRARLDRTGKH, encoded by the coding sequence ATGAATCAGAACCAGCCGGCAGTGACTCAGGGCGTGGTGGTGGAGGAGCAACTGGAGCTGACGCTGCTTGAACTGTGCCAGGCCAGCCATGCCGAAGAGGCCTTTGTTATCCGCTGGGTACGGGAGGGCGCGCTGGAGCCGCAGGGCGAGTCGCCGCAGAATTGGCGTTTCCGTGGCGATGCCTTGCGGCGCGCGCGGGTGGCCTGGCGCTTGTCGTGCGATCTAGAGATCAATCCCTCTGGCGTGGCGCTGGTGCTGGATCTGCTGGACGAGCTGCAGGCCTTGCGGGCGCGTCTGGATCGGACTGGCAAGCACTAG
- a CDS encoding NRAMP family divalent metal transporter, whose translation MEDAPMTIRKAAQTRKRQPLWQRIKAHPLARIGPGLITGVADDDPSGIATYAQAGAQFGLNMLWTMPLAFPLMAAVQSMCGNMGRVTGKGLAANIKDAFSPLVLRILIVLLLIANILNIAADVAAMGEVTELISGLNRHLMTTIFVFAILLQQMFVPYHRYVSFLKWLTLTLLAYTAVLFTVHVPWSEVALRTVWPRFTPNANAAAVVVGVFGTTISPYLFFWQASEEVEDMLAIKGSRALILDKRVAASELRRIRWDTWSGMFYSDITAFFIILATAVTLHSAGITDITTAAQAASALRPLAGNAAYLLFALGIIGVGLIGVPVLAGAGAYAASEVMGWKEGLERKVRDARGFYSIIAVSMLLGLGIQYSPISPMKALFWSAVINGVVAVPLMVVIIILVSKKSVMGAYTASRPMTILVWIATLVMGAAVVRMLMPG comes from the coding sequence GTGGAGGATGCGCCCATGACAATTCGCAAGGCCGCTCAGACTCGCAAACGGCAACCGCTGTGGCAGCGTATCAAGGCCCATCCACTGGCGCGGATCGGCCCGGGACTGATTACCGGCGTGGCGGACGACGACCCAAGTGGCATCGCCACTTATGCGCAGGCCGGCGCGCAATTCGGCCTGAATATGCTATGGACCATGCCGCTGGCCTTTCCGCTGATGGCTGCCGTGCAATCGATGTGCGGCAATATGGGCCGCGTCACTGGCAAAGGACTGGCCGCCAACATCAAAGACGCCTTCTCGCCATTGGTGTTGCGGATATTGATCGTGCTGCTGCTGATCGCCAATATTCTAAACATCGCGGCAGACGTTGCCGCCATGGGAGAAGTGACGGAATTGATCTCCGGCCTGAACCGCCACCTGATGACCACTATTTTCGTCTTTGCCATCCTGCTGCAGCAAATGTTCGTCCCTTATCATCGCTATGTGTCCTTTCTCAAATGGCTGACCCTCACCCTGCTGGCCTACACCGCGGTTCTTTTCACCGTGCATGTGCCATGGTCAGAAGTCGCTCTGCGTACGGTCTGGCCGCGCTTCACGCCCAATGCCAATGCCGCCGCCGTGGTAGTAGGCGTATTTGGCACCACCATCAGCCCCTATCTGTTTTTCTGGCAGGCATCGGAAGAAGTCGAGGACATGCTGGCCATCAAGGGTAGCCGCGCGCTGATCTTGGATAAGCGCGTCGCGGCGTCGGAGTTGCGCCGCATACGCTGGGACACCTGGAGCGGCATGTTCTATTCGGACATCACCGCTTTCTTCATCATCCTGGCCACCGCGGTCACGCTGCATAGCGCGGGCATCACCGACATCACCACTGCCGCGCAAGCCGCCAGCGCATTGCGCCCGCTGGCGGGCAATGCCGCCTACCTGTTGTTTGCCTTGGGCATTATTGGGGTCGGCCTGATCGGCGTGCCGGTCCTGGCCGGCGCGGGAGCGTATGCGGCCTCGGAGGTGATGGGCTGGAAAGAAGGGCTGGAGCGCAAGGTGCGCGACGCTCGCGGTTTTTACAGCATCATCGCCGTCAGCATGCTGCTGGGGCTCGGCATCCAGTACTCGCCGATCAGCCCGATGAAGGCGCTGTTTTGGAGCGCAGTCATCAACGGTGTCGTCGCCGTGCCTTTGATGGTGGTGATCATCATATTGGTTTCCAAAAAATCGGTGATGGGGGCATACACCGCCAGCCGGCCTATGACCATTCTGGTCTGGATCGCAACGCTGGTGATGGGGGCCGCGGTGGTGCGCATGCTGATGCCTGGCTAG
- a CDS encoding CsbD family protein, whose product MNKDQIKGKFKEIAGSIKEATGKVIHNKNLEEKGTQEKNLGEAQSDMGKLKDELKK is encoded by the coding sequence ATGAACAAGGATCAGATCAAGGGAAAATTCAAGGAGATCGCCGGCAGCATCAAGGAAGCCACCGGTAAGGTCATTCACAACAAGAACCTGGAAGAAAAAGGCACCCAGGAGAAAAACCTGGGCGAAGCCCAGTCCGACATGGGCAAACTGAAAGATGAGCTTAAAAAGTAG